From a region of the Paeniglutamicibacter cryotolerans genome:
- a CDS encoding tRNA (adenine-N1)-methyltransferase, whose translation METEITNMSSTQEPMTQPHGAAPRRGPLRAGDRVQLTDEKRRMNTITLTLGGTFHTHKGLLAHDDLIGQTEGVVVENTSGHRYQVLRPLLKDFVLSMPRGAAVVYPKDAAQIVTMGDIYPGARVVEAGVGSGALSISLLRAVGDAGTLHSIERREEFAEIARGNVETIFGGPHPAWDISIGDYQDVVVQTEEPGSVDRVVLDMLAPWECVEATATVLAPGGVWINYVATVTQLSRTAEAIRADGRFTEPEAWESMVRGWHLEGLAVRPDHRMVAHTGFLMTCRRLADDAVGIPGQKRVKNTEFATEDIEAWTKGNDPEQWNGPGLGERGVSVRKLRRAAKDAKSMKQRGSFRDENGNGMDPDDFPEIESADDEN comes from the coding sequence ATGGAAACGGAAATCACGAACATGAGCAGCACACAGGAACCGATGACCCAGCCACATGGAGCAGCTCCGCGCCGCGGACCGCTCCGTGCCGGGGACCGGGTGCAGCTGACCGACGAGAAGCGCCGGATGAACACCATCACGCTGACCTTGGGCGGCACCTTCCACACGCACAAGGGCCTGCTGGCCCATGATGACCTGATCGGGCAGACCGAGGGCGTCGTCGTGGAGAACACCTCCGGGCACCGCTACCAGGTGTTGCGCCCGCTGCTGAAGGACTTCGTGCTGTCGATGCCCCGCGGTGCCGCTGTGGTCTACCCGAAGGACGCGGCCCAGATCGTCACCATGGGCGACATCTATCCCGGCGCCCGCGTCGTGGAGGCCGGAGTCGGCTCGGGTGCCCTGTCGATCTCGCTGCTGCGCGCCGTCGGCGATGCCGGTACCCTGCACAGCATCGAACGCCGCGAGGAATTCGCCGAGATCGCCCGCGGCAACGTGGAAACCATCTTCGGTGGACCGCACCCGGCCTGGGACATCTCCATCGGCGACTACCAGGATGTCGTCGTGCAGACCGAGGAGCCCGGCTCCGTCGACCGCGTCGTGCTCGACATGCTCGCACCTTGGGAATGCGTCGAGGCCACCGCCACCGTGCTGGCACCGGGTGGCGTCTGGATCAACTACGTCGCCACGGTCACCCAGCTCTCCCGCACCGCGGAGGCCATTCGTGCCGACGGCCGCTTCACCGAGCCCGAGGCCTGGGAATCCATGGTCCGCGGATGGCACCTGGAGGGACTCGCTGTCCGCCCAGACCACCGCATGGTAGCCCACACCGGCTTCCTGATGACCTGCCGCCGCCTGGCCGACGATGCGGTGGGCATCCCGGGCCAGAAGCGCGTGAAGAACACCGAATTCGCCACCGAGGACATCGAGGCCTGGACCAAGGGAAACGACCCGGAACAGTGGAATGGCCCCGGCCTGGGAGAACGCGGCGTATCGGTGCGCAAACTGCGCCGCGCGGCGAAGGACGCCAAGTCGATGAAGCAGCGCGGATCCTTCCGCGATGAGAACGGCAACGGCATGGATCCGGACGACTTCCCGGAGATCGAGTCCGCGGACGACGAGAACTAG
- a CDS encoding site-2 protease family protein: MSAQPETRTKSDGIPLGSFFGVPIYLAYSWFVIAAAIVLLFGPDVQRAVPGIGYGAYAVALTYAILLALSVLIHELAHALSAKAFGWPEAKIVLTLWGGHTQFGSFYATPGKSLVVAMAGPVANFIIAGVGWLALQAVQPVGVTYLLWDILVLANFLVALFNVLPGLPLDGGRLVESLVWKVTGSQDKGTVAAGWAGRVIVALLIGILVIYPLTQSQPLNMQMIIVLVLVGGFMWVGASQSIRYAKMRLRLPDISARTLMEPATALPASATVAQIIERISMRGGRVVLVSPEGAPEAVVDEESLARVPEQLRDLSPGVSVARAFSPGAVVAAAASGRSLIDYLATITGAEYAVIDESGRIIGLLAQSRVVAAITGKY; encoded by the coding sequence ATGAGCGCGCAGCCGGAGACCCGAACAAAGTCCGACGGGATCCCGTTGGGAAGCTTCTTCGGCGTCCCGATCTATCTGGCCTACTCCTGGTTCGTCATTGCAGCCGCCATCGTCCTGCTCTTTGGGCCGGACGTGCAGCGGGCGGTCCCGGGCATCGGCTACGGTGCCTACGCCGTCGCCCTGACCTACGCGATCCTGCTGGCGCTCTCGGTGCTCATCCACGAACTGGCCCACGCGCTCAGCGCCAAGGCATTCGGCTGGCCGGAGGCCAAGATCGTGCTCACCCTCTGGGGCGGGCACACCCAGTTCGGTAGCTTCTACGCGACACCGGGCAAGTCCTTGGTGGTCGCCATGGCCGGACCGGTAGCGAACTTCATCATCGCAGGCGTCGGCTGGCTGGCCCTGCAGGCCGTGCAGCCGGTAGGCGTAACCTACCTGCTCTGGGACATCCTGGTCCTGGCCAACTTCCTGGTGGCGCTGTTCAATGTTCTGCCCGGACTGCCGTTGGACGGTGGCCGGCTGGTCGAATCCCTGGTCTGGAAGGTCACCGGCAGCCAAGACAAGGGCACGGTCGCCGCCGGTTGGGCCGGACGGGTCATCGTCGCCCTGCTGATCGGCATCCTGGTGATCTACCCGCTGACCCAATCCCAACCGCTGAACATGCAGATGATCATCGTGCTGGTGCTCGTCGGCGGGTTCATGTGGGTCGGAGCCAGCCAATCGATCCGCTATGCCAAGATGCGCCTGCGGCTGCCGGACATCAGCGCGCGCACGCTCATGGAACCCGCCACCGCGCTTCCGGCTTCCGCCACCGTCGCGCAGATCATCGAACGGATCTCGATGCGGGGGGGACGGGTGGTGCTCGTTTCCCCCGAGGGCGCCCCCGAGGCGGTCGTCGACGAGGAGTCCCTCGCCCGGGTGCCGGAGCAGCTGCGCGACCTCAGCCCCGGCGTCTCGGTGGCACGGGCCTTCTCGCCCGGAGCCGTGGTGGCGGCAGCGGCATCGGGCCGCTCGCTGATCGACTACCTGGCCACCATCACCGGCGCCGAATACGCGGTGATCGACGAATCCGGACGGATCATCGGGCTCCTGGCCCAGTCCCGCGTCGTCGCGGCGATCACCGGCAAGTACTAA
- a CDS encoding HAD family hydrolase: MSSSAFPVPPPAIDVRAAGVQAVLWDMDGTLLDTEPYWMGAETALVREFGGQWTDEDAYALVGNALPDSARILQTAGVRLSIREIIDRLSADVCAGVSREVMWRPGAIELLHELRAASIPCALVTMSEGPLAALVTSLLPDGLFRFHVTGDLVSRGKPDPEPYLMALESMGALVRDLDPRRVVAIEDSVPGILSASASGATTVAVPHMSPIEPSGDWVLVDSLAGFRLADLDRLVADRISGAFPPAAVVSGAGA; encoded by the coding sequence ATGTCCAGCAGTGCTTTTCCCGTGCCCCCGCCCGCCATCGATGTCCGTGCGGCAGGGGTGCAGGCCGTGCTGTGGGATATGGACGGCACACTGCTCGACACCGAACCCTATTGGATGGGCGCCGAAACCGCCCTGGTGCGCGAATTCGGCGGCCAGTGGACCGATGAAGACGCGTACGCCCTAGTCGGCAACGCCTTGCCCGATTCGGCACGCATCCTCCAAACCGCCGGAGTGAGGTTGAGCATCCGAGAGATCATCGACCGCCTCTCCGCCGACGTCTGTGCCGGGGTGAGCCGCGAGGTCATGTGGCGCCCCGGGGCCATCGAACTGCTGCATGAGCTGCGGGCCGCGTCGATCCCGTGCGCCCTGGTCACCATGTCCGAGGGGCCGCTGGCGGCTCTGGTCACCTCGCTTTTGCCCGATGGCCTCTTCCGCTTCCACGTCACCGGGGACCTGGTCTCCCGGGGCAAACCGGATCCCGAACCGTACCTGATGGCCCTCGAATCGATGGGCGCGCTGGTCCGGGACCTGGATCCCCGCCGCGTCGTGGCGATCGAGGATTCGGTCCCCGGCATCCTCTCCGCCTCCGCTTCCGGCGCCACGACCGTTGCCGTACCGCATATGTCCCCGATCGAGCCCTCGGGCGACTGGGTCCTGGTTGATTCCCTAGCTGGATTCCGGCTGGCCGATCTGGACCGCTTGGTCGCGGACCGGATTTCCGGGGCCTTCCCTCCGGCCGCCGTGGTGTCCGGAGCAGGAGCATGA